In the genome of Chryseobacterium arthrosphaerae, one region contains:
- a CDS encoding DUF4290 domain-containing protein yields the protein MEYNTQKTQLHMPEYGRIIQQLVERCKELPTKEERNEMAMAIIDFMGQRNPQLRDEENYKHKLWDHLYILANYDLDVDSPYPFPTMEQLAEKPKRMEYPKLQGDFKFYGKSILQLIEKAIELETGDEKEALIEVIANNMKKSYNVYNKEHVTDDVIFRHLKELSENRLDLTGIDSLEKSKIYYTNNNNRNNSGNNNRNNNNNNKNQNQPNKRRHNNNHKNRK from the coding sequence ATGGAATACAATACCCAAAAAACTCAGCTTCATATGCCGGAATATGGCAGAATTATACAACAGTTGGTTGAGCGCTGCAAAGAACTTCCTACCAAAGAGGAAAGGAACGAAATGGCTATGGCAATCATCGATTTTATGGGTCAGAGAAACCCGCAACTTCGTGACGAAGAAAATTATAAACATAAACTTTGGGACCATCTTTATATTCTGGCTAATTATGATTTGGATGTAGATTCTCCTTATCCTTTTCCAACGATGGAACAATTGGCAGAAAAACCTAAAAGAATGGAATATCCGAAACTTCAGGGTGACTTTAAGTTTTACGGAAAAAGTATTCTTCAATTGATAGAAAAAGCAATTGAACTTGAAACGGGTGACGAAAAAGAAGCCCTTATTGAGGTTATTGCCAACAATATGAAGAAGTCTTATAATGTCTATAATAAAGAACATGTGACGGATGATGTGATCTTCCGCCACCTGAAGGAACTTTCTGAAAACAGGTTGGATCTTACAGGAATTGATTCTCTTGAAAAAAGTAAGATCTATTATACCAATAATAACAACAGAAATAATAGCGGTAATAATAACCGGAACAACAACAATAATAACAAAAATCAGAACCAGCCTAACAAGAGAAGGCACAATAACAATCATAAAAACAGAAAATAA
- the murA gene encoding UDP-N-acetylglucosamine 1-carboxyvinyltransferase, with translation MSGTFQIRGGKRLQGEITPQGAKNEALQILCAVLLTDEEVRIKNIPDIHDVNRLIEILGDFGVKVTKNGQGDYTFKADQVNFDYIKSSEFKKDGAKLRGSIMLMGPMLARYGEAYMPTPGGDKIGRRRLDTHFQGLVELGAEFNYDEEEYFYSLKATELRGKFILLEEASVTGTANIVMAAALAKGKTRIYNAACEPYLQQLCKMLNRMGANISGIGSNLLTIEGVEYLRGTEHTMLPDMVEIGSWIGLAAMTKSEITIKNVNWNQLGVIPNTFRKLGIQLEQSGDDIYIPAQEHYKIQKFIDGSILTISDAPWPGFTPDLLSIILVVATQAKGSILVHQKMFESRLFFVDKLIDMGAQIILCDPHRATVIGLNQEAPLRGTTMVSPDIRAGNALLIAALSAEGKSIIHNIEQIDRGYENIDGRLRAIGADIERI, from the coding sequence ATGAGTGGAACATTTCAAATAAGAGGAGGAAAAAGACTGCAGGGTGAAATAACTCCACAAGGAGCCAAAAATGAGGCTCTACAGATTTTATGTGCTGTTCTGTTGACCGATGAAGAAGTAAGGATTAAAAATATTCCTGATATTCACGATGTCAACAGGCTGATTGAAATCCTTGGAGATTTTGGCGTAAAAGTCACTAAGAACGGACAGGGAGATTATACCTTCAAAGCAGATCAGGTCAACTTTGATTATATCAAATCCAGCGAATTTAAAAAAGACGGAGCAAAGCTGCGTGGTTCCATCATGCTGATGGGTCCTATGCTGGCCCGTTACGGAGAAGCCTACATGCCGACTCCGGGAGGTGACAAAATCGGAAGAAGAAGACTGGACACCCACTTCCAGGGACTGGTAGAACTTGGCGCAGAATTCAATTATGACGAAGAGGAATATTTTTATTCTTTAAAGGCTACAGAACTGAGAGGAAAGTTTATTCTTCTGGAAGAAGCTTCTGTAACCGGAACAGCTAATATTGTAATGGCCGCCGCTCTTGCAAAAGGAAAAACAAGAATTTATAACGCTGCGTGTGAACCATACCTTCAGCAATTATGCAAAATGCTGAACAGAATGGGAGCGAATATTTCAGGAATAGGTTCTAACCTTCTTACCATTGAAGGAGTGGAATACCTCAGAGGAACAGAGCACACCATGCTTCCTGATATGGTAGAAATCGGATCTTGGATCGGTCTTGCCGCTATGACAAAATCTGAAATTACCATTAAGAATGTCAACTGGAACCAATTAGGGGTTATCCCGAACACATTCAGAAAATTAGGAATTCAGCTGGAGCAAAGTGGTGATGATATTTATATTCCTGCTCAGGAACATTATAAAATCCAGAAATTCATCGACGGTTCTATCCTTACCATTTCGGATGCTCCATGGCCTGGATTTACTCCGGACTTATTATCTATTATTCTGGTAGTAGCTACCCAGGCAAAAGGAAGTATTCTGGTACATCAGAAAATGTTTGAATCCAGATTGTTCTTTGTAGACAAGCTGATCGATATGGGAGCACAGATCATTTTATGTGATCCTCACAGAGCAACGGTAATCGGACTGAACCAGGAAGCTCCGTTAAGAGGAACAACAATGGTTTCCCCGGATATCAGAGCCGGAAATGCCCTTCTTATTGCAGCTCTTTCTGCGGAAGGAAAATCAATTATTCACAACATCGAACAGATCGACAGAGGATATGAAAATATCGACGGAAGGCTAAGAGCTATTGGTGCTGATATTGAAAGAATCTAA
- a CDS encoding NIL domain-containing protein, with protein sequence MITLNPGLQVLQNKLNLPKKELILEIELNGKMKFEHLMNTIYNQLGICHRVLSANIEYVNGYSFGTVQLYINVNSEDFQQLEFYLNKNKLISTSVEYTCRKYF encoded by the coding sequence ATGATTACACTGAATCCCGGCCTGCAGGTTTTGCAAAATAAACTGAACCTGCCTAAAAAAGAACTGATCCTGGAAATAGAACTGAATGGCAAAATGAAATTTGAACATTTGATGAATACGATCTACAATCAATTGGGTATCTGCCATAGAGTGTTGTCTGCTAATATAGAATACGTCAACGGCTACAGCTTTGGAACCGTGCAATTATACATTAATGTCAATTCAGAAGATTTTCAGCAGCTTGAGTTCTATCTGAATAAAAATAAACTTATCAGTACTTCGGTGGAATATACCTGCAGAAAGTATTTTTAG
- a CDS encoding YiiX/YebB-like N1pC/P60 family cysteine hydrolase, with the protein MAESKISFKKKIKKAATAGILFLLMTLLVHCVSSGTGSLKNGDLLFVTAKETGLSGAINNVTQKQKTASFDHIGILEKEGNKMFVLHAAPKGGSQKQDFKDFIEDQKTDGQNVVVYRLKPEYQKAIPKALEKANSMLGKPYNFNYILDENSYYCSDFIERAFRDESVFKLEPMTFIDPKTGKTNTFWEEFYKKKNVKVPEGEPGCNPNGLAGSDKLERVKVL; encoded by the coding sequence ATGGCAGAATCTAAAATATCTTTTAAGAAAAAAATAAAAAAAGCTGCAACAGCCGGAATTCTATTTCTTCTCATGACCCTTCTGGTACATTGTGTTTCTTCCGGGACAGGCTCACTTAAAAATGGAGATCTGCTTTTTGTTACTGCAAAGGAAACAGGACTGTCTGGAGCCATTAATAATGTGACTCAGAAACAGAAAACAGCTTCTTTTGATCATATCGGGATCTTGGAAAAAGAAGGAAATAAGATGTTTGTACTGCATGCAGCTCCCAAAGGAGGCTCTCAGAAACAAGATTTTAAAGATTTTATAGAAGATCAGAAGACGGACGGACAAAATGTTGTGGTATACCGCTTAAAACCGGAATATCAGAAAGCCATCCCGAAAGCACTTGAAAAGGCAAATTCAATGTTGGGTAAGCCTTATAATTTCAATTATATTCTGGATGAAAATTCATATTACTGCTCAGACTTCATCGAGAGAGCTTTCAGGGATGAATCTGTTTTTAAACTGGAACCGATGACCTTCATTGATCCGAAGACCGGAAAAACCAATACATTCTGGGAAGAATTTTATAAGAAGAAAAATGTAAAAGTACCTGAAGGAGAACCGGGATGTAACCCCAATGGACTGGCAGGTTCTGATAAATTGGAAAGAGTAAAAGTATTGTAA
- a CDS encoding response regulator transcription factor has protein sequence MPHILLVEDDNRLSQLITKGLQESEFEVTAAYDGMTGLKLVLQKNFDLVVTDIVLPGKDGLEFCTEIKALKPNLPVVMLTALGTTDDKLEGFDAGADDYMTKPFEMRELTARIRVLLKRFSHQPQQKVSVIRYEGIEMNLEQKTASRDQVPVKLTPKEFNLLKFMLENSERVLSRSEIAEKVWDTHFDTGTNFIDVYINYLRKKIDKDFENKLIHTKAGMGFILKKGYEEHQQ, from the coding sequence ATGCCACACATTTTACTCGTGGAAGACGACAACAGGCTTTCCCAATTGATCACAAAAGGGCTTCAGGAATCTGAATTTGAAGTGACGGCAGCCTACGATGGAATGACAGGTCTCAAACTGGTTCTGCAAAAGAATTTTGATCTCGTAGTGACAGACATTGTACTTCCCGGAAAAGACGGTCTTGAATTCTGTACTGAAATAAAGGCTTTAAAACCCAATCTTCCTGTGGTAATGCTTACCGCTCTTGGAACCACTGATGATAAGCTGGAAGGATTTGATGCCGGGGCCGATGATTATATGACCAAACCTTTTGAAATGCGTGAACTGACCGCCAGGATCAGAGTACTTCTGAAACGTTTTTCGCATCAGCCACAGCAAAAAGTCTCTGTAATCAGATATGAAGGGATTGAAATGAATCTGGAACAGAAAACCGCCAGCCGGGATCAGGTACCCGTTAAACTCACTCCCAAAGAATTCAATCTATTGAAATTCATGCTCGAAAATTCCGAAAGAGTACTTTCCCGGAGCGAAATTGCAGAAAAGGTATGGGACACTCATTTTGATACCGGAACCAACTTTATAGATGTATATATCAATTATCTCCGAAAGAAAATAGATAAGGATTTTGAGAATAAACTGATCCATACCAAAGCAGGAATGGGCTTTATTTTAAAAAAAGGGTACGAAGAACACCAGCAATAG